One stretch of Rhinolophus ferrumequinum isolate MPI-CBG mRhiFer1 chromosome 3, mRhiFer1_v1.p, whole genome shotgun sequence DNA includes these proteins:
- the SMIM29 gene encoding small integral membrane protein 29 isoform X2 codes for MSNTTVPNAPQANSDSMVGYVLGPFFLITLVGVVVAVVMYIQKKKRYDPAEELHEAEQELLSDIGDPKVVHGWQSGYQHKRMPLLDVKT; via the exons ATGAGTAACACCACAGTGCCCAATGCCCCCCAGGCCAACAGCGACTCCATGGTGGGCTATGTATTGGGGCCTTTCTTCCTCATCACCCTGGTCGGGGTGGTGGTGGCTGTG GTAATGTACATCCAGAAGAAAAAGCG CTACGACCCCGCCGAGGAGTTGCACGAGGCTGAGCAGGAGCTCCTCTCCGACATCGGAGACCCCAAG GTGGTACATGGCTGGCAGAGTGGCTACCAGCACAAGCGGATGCCCCTGCTGGATGTCAAGACGTGA
- the SMIM29 gene encoding small integral membrane protein 29 isoform X1, which produces MSNTTVPNAPQANSDSMVGYVLGPFFLITLVGVVVAVVMYIQKKKRVDRLRHHLLPMYSYDPAEELHEAEQELLSDIGDPKVVHGWQSGYQHKRMPLLDVKT; this is translated from the exons ATGAGTAACACCACAGTGCCCAATGCCCCCCAGGCCAACAGCGACTCCATGGTGGGCTATGTATTGGGGCCTTTCTTCCTCATCACCCTGGTCGGGGTGGTGGTGGCTGTG GTAATGTACATCCAGAAGAAAAAGCG AGTGGACCGGCTTCGCCATCACCTGCTCCCCATGTACAGCTACGACCCCGCCGAGGAGTTGCACGAGGCTGAGCAGGAGCTCCTCTCCGACATCGGAGACCCCAAG GTGGTACATGGCTGGCAGAGTGGCTACCAGCACAAGCGGATGCCCCTGCTGGATGTCAAGACGTGA